AGAAATTTTACAATTCAAATTATACAGCAAGAGGTATATCTACACTTACTTTTGTTTTATGCCTCAGTgggcttgatttttttttataggaTGGGAGATTCTATTTAAAAGACTCCATAATTTATCAGATTTTGTCTgttctttcccttcttttttttttggccttctaacaaaaaaaatgtaaatttgaaGGCACTTAATCAGGTTGTACATTTTCCCATAAACTTATGACTTTGAGTGtgctgattttcttttcttttatcttttcctGTTATTTATTTAACATGTAATTGATGTTTAGACACAAAACGAGGGGAAAGGAAGGGAAAAACCTGATATAACTCACCATACATGTCCATATTCTAAGATAACAGGGGCTTTAATTGCCAAATTTGCTACAGAAAAGGTCTTCGTTCTAATTCAGCTTGCTGGAGCATAGAGAAGTTTCTTACCGTTGTTTGCTTTTCTTGCCAAGATGGTGGTCAAATTTCATTGTATTAATTTTCTTAAAGAGCATCAGTAGCATCAAAGACAACAGACATCTGTTATGTAGAGAACTGTTTTGCTCTAGATGACTGTAATTTGTTTTTGCAGAAATTAATGCTAATTATGAATGTCAGTTGTGTTAAAAGCTGGTGCTGgagtttaaaaaattaatcaatttgtTAAGTTCCAAGGATTGAAGATAAGTAGGTGAGAATTTATCATGTTGTTAAGCAGTACCTATTGAAATTTATACTTCTAAATTAGATCAGCTACCGTTGTACTTGTACACATCattagtttttgaattttttttattcgtTATTCTATTTTGCAGCAGCAGACATGATCATAATAAGGGAATTTGTGATATATAAGCTTTGGAAAGAACACAGAACAGAAGGATGAACCCCACCTATTATGTTTTGGATAAATTTTTAATCCATTATTCTAAATATTAACTCTGAAATTGATCTCTTTAGACAAATTTAATGCCTCTTAATTTTATTTAGCTATTCTATTTTCTAGTTTGCTATCTTTTTAGTTGCATCTCTGTTCCTTAATTAACTTTAGATAAAATCGAATCCATTAGGAATGCTCGGGTCCATGGTGGTCAGATTAAGGATCCTTTGCAACAGGTGCTttttggaattaatttacctGAAGAATTAAGCTAGTGGGGCTGGTGAAGCATCACTGCAGCAAATCTTAGCAAATTGTTGCAGATTTGATGGCATGCTCCAGGTTTAGCCATGCTGAAACTGAACTTTAATGGAGCTGTATTTTATGAAGGATAGGAACAATATACAGTTAGTTCTGACAAGGGAATTACAACAAAGCCTCCTTGCCCAGACAACTAATTCCAAGCAAGCTAAAGCTTCCGCATGGACTGGAGAATCCACTAAAATCTTCTTGGATAACTTATGAATTGCCTGTTCGCAGGGATTGAAGATTACAAAACCAATGCCACCGCTGCCCAGACGGACTATCAAAAAAACTATCTGTTCGGTCTAGTCCCAGGAAATTGACCAACGAGAATAATAGAGTTCTCGGCAATTCAATAATGACAATAACAGAAGAATAAAAAGAGAGTACAAAAGAGAGAATACAAAATTTAGGAAATAATTTTTAAACTCAAAAGGTACCTAaaactgaaaatacaaaagagcCTAATTAGCATTAAATGTTGAATGGCTCCAAGCTCATGACTTGTTCTTTTGGTTTGATACCTAACCAACTCCTCTCTAAAACTCTCTTGAATTGGTGTATATGGTACTTGGACCGGTACCTTTAGCACaattaaatttatttaaatCTACTATATTTATAATCATCAAGAGGAGATATTTCTTTATAAAATTTTTGATGTGGGATAAAAAGACAAATTCAACAAATCACCCATCTTGGCGTGTATCTAATATCGACAAATAGCAAACAAATGGCAAACAAGCTTCACCTTCTCCATAAAAAGTCCCAACGGATCTCAACGAACTACCAAAATCCTAATAGACCCTAACGAGCCACCAACGAACCAGGATGCAAAAGACTCAATGGATCTCAACGGGTCAAAACTCACAAAAGGTTCAACATATCTTAACGGACTAAAAGACAAACATATTAATCTTGCTCCATCTTCTTCACAAAATTCTCAATGAGTTCCAACAGACCAAAGAGCTCTTCTTCAAAACCAAACTGAAGTCCCACAAAAAATTCTTTGTCTTCATTCTCTGTAGCGGTGCCCTAAATGATCCCACAATTCCCAAAAATGATCTACATATTCCCTTAAATAATAATGGTGATTGTATTTCTGATGAAAAATTTGATGCAAACCCAATACCTATTAGATATTTTTGATAATGGAATAGAATTTGACGATTTTGATTGGCACTATCCATCTCTTTAAAATGTTGTGATTCGAtgttatttcttattaaagaatTCGCAtattaattaaaataattaaatgaaagaATTACATATTATTAAGAAAGGTGGGTTTATGTCactttgtataattataatccAGTTACCTGCCATGATTGATATAAGACCTTAAGAGATGCTGAACATGAAAATATTTAATAACTAATAAATATGCAGAACTAAATAAAGCTTTACTAATCATTATAGAGAAACTCATTTAAATCCACCATGAATTCTTATGAAAGAATAACATATTTCCAAGAATGTCAAAATTTTATTAGTAAAGATCTAGCAGCTAATGCTAAAATAAATAAGGTAAGACAACTTACTGTTAAATATTCCTTTGAAGAAATAATATTAGAAGCattaaatatattattagatattgAAAAGGTAAGACAACTTACTGTTAAATATTCCTCTGAAGAAATAAATTAGAAGCattaaatatattattagatattgaaaaaagaaacttagaAAAGATTGTTTCAAATCGAAATTTACATTTAGTAAGAACGCACACATGAATTTGGGTAACTACAAAATAATAGAacttgaaaatttaaaaatagagAAAGACCTATTTGTAATACAAAAACAATGTTATACATATATAAGATTTAAAGAAAggaattcaaaaaaattaaagaaaaactagAGAAAATAAATTCAGAAAAAAATTACTGAAAAAAAATATGACCGCTATAGAATACCTAACAAAGCATATTACTAAAATAAAATGAGTGAGTCTGAAAATAACTTTATTTATCTCTCAGATTCTGAAATAGAAAATATAGGTAATAAACTTAATAATTTGACGATAAATATAAAATTGTATATGAAACTAGAAATAAACCCAAATATAACTGATATACCTTCATCCAGTAGACCTGCCTCTTCATATGCTAGGCGTGAACTTGGTTTAGAAAAGTCTTTCATTTCATCATTAATGAATATAGCAAAACAAAAAGACTATTTAGacaagggataattgcagaaacctcccctgagatttctgacatttgcactgacctcccctctaGGTTTAGAAATTGCATTCACCTCCCCTGAACAGTAACAATTtgttgcagaaacctccctgaCAGCTTGATGTcccattaaaaaattatttgtagaagtgagataaaacatttcttccaattttgccctcatcttgcttgacaattattatttgcttgacaattgcttaactaattatctaattagttaatagttaagctaattaactattaactaattaactattaactaattatctaattaattaattaactaattaactaatttctatttatctaatttactaattaactaattatctaattaactaaagctgttgtctgtctgaaactaacaaactatttgcatgttaaactaattaactgcttaactaattaactaattaactaactaactgattaacagactatttgcatgttaaactatatgCAGTATGCATTACTtatttaaagtatcggctctttatgggtattttattttcaaacatttaatttatgataaaaacatcaatgtttgtaagtaaaattcaaaaagtgttacaaaaaatatcaatattcttactttcaaatatttaatatatGGCCCTATGCCCCTCccttttttcaaatatttaatattcttactttcaaaaagtattacagtaatattcttacaaaaagggAGGGGCATAGGGCCatatattaaatatttgaaagtaagaatattgatattttttgtaacactttttgaattttacttacaaatattgatatttttatcataaattaaatgtttgaaagtaaaatccccataaagagccgatactttaaataggtaatgcgtactgcatatagtttaacatgcaaatagtctGTTAatcagttaattagttaattagttaattagtttaacatgcaaatagtttgttagtttcagACAAACAAcagttttagttaattagttaattagataattagtaaattagataaatagaaattagctaattagttaattaattaattagataattagttagttaattagttaagcagttaattagttaattagtttaacatgcaaataatttattagtttcggatagacaacagctttagttaattagataaacaaaaattagttaattaattaattagataattagttagttagttagttaagcagttaattagtttaacatgcaaatagtttgttagtttcggacagacaacagctttagttaattagataattatttaattagttaattagataaatagaaattagttaattaattaattagttaattagttaatagttaattagataattagttaatagttaattagtctaactatgcagaaatagtttgattagttaataactattaacaattagataattagttattagTTTAACTATGAAGAAATAGTTTGCTtcgttaattagttaattagataattaattaattagataattagttaattagataaaatagaaattagttaattagataattagttaattagttaattaatttaactatgcagaaatagtttgattagtttaatttgtTTAACAAATTAAACGTTGGTTTTGATGAAAGTACTCAAACCTTTCATCTGGTAAAGTCAAATCCAATAGGGGTACTCTAGTAATTTCACACACTTTTACCTTTTAAATTAGTTCCAACTTTTTCTAGGGGAGGTTAATGCAATTTCAAAATtgataggggaggtcagtgcaaatgtcagaaatctcaggggaggtttctacaATTATCCCTTTAGACAATGAAGGTTATACACTTAGATAGGATCACACCTGAAGTTATATTTCCTTTTGGAACATTTTAGATTTAAACTGTGTAAAAAATATAGAAGAAGTGATAGATAAATGTAAAATTGGATTAAGATTAGCTATTTCTATAAATAAATTATCATATGAAGAGTcaaaaggatttttagaaagATCCCCAGTAAATCGCATCGCGTGATATTGGAAGACATTATCAGAAGAGATTAAGTAATAATATATGGAAAAGAACAAGATACAAGTCTTTGTGTCAACGGGTCGAGATTTTTGGAGATAGTGGCGGACTTTGTCTTGAATGGGCACTGGAACATTCCAATGCTTCTTCAGTGGCTTCCGGAAAGTATTGTCCCTATGATTCTACAGATAACCCCTCCTGATGTTTACTCTAAGCAGCCCGATAGGATGGTGTGGGATTTGGATATCTCTGGCtctttttccatttcttctgTGTATAATTTGGTTCGCAAGGTCTCCAATATTTCCATATTTTCATCTAATATCTGGCTAACAGCTTTGCCAgcaaaaatctcattttttatgatgaGGATGTCGTCTGGTCGACTGTCGGTGATGGAGGTGTTGCAGCGGTGGGGTGTGTGCGGGCCATCACGCTGTACTTGCTGTGAAAATCCAGGGGTGGATTCAATTGATCATATATTTTGTGCTGGTGATGTCCCGCGGCAGGTTTGGGAGTCATTTCAAGTCGAGATTGGGGACTTTGCCACTCCATCAATGGTAAAACATGCAGTCATTCAATGGTGGTTGCGGCCGGCTAAGAACAAGTGGCTTAGATTGGTCTATCAGGTGTTGCCATCGCTGATTTGCTGGCACCTTTGGAAAGCTAGAAATGTGGCGGTGTGGGAAGGGAAGGTGCTATCGGCCATGCAGGTACATGGCTTTGTTCTTTCGGATCTCTGTGATATTCTCTAGGTGCATTTCAAGGACATGGGAGTGGGGCGATACTCGTGGCCAAGATTTTACACTTCGTTAGTAGGTTGGAAGACGCCGACTAAGGTCACTTTAGTTAGGTGGATCCCTCCGATCTCGACATTATTGAAACTGAACACCAATGGTTATTCTCAGGGTAATCCGGAAAGGAGTGGAGGTGGGGGGGTGTTGAGGAATAGTGCGGGAATATTCTTGTTAGGTTCCGTGGGTTATTGGGGTGAGACATCGAGTTTACATTCAGAATTGAAAGCTTTGTTATTCGGAGTTAAGCTGTGTGTTACGAGAGGTTTCTGTTGCTTGCACTTGGAATCGGACTCTTTACTTCTGGTCCAAATGGTTAAGGGGGTTAGTAGGTTCCCATAGGGATTGCAACGAGAGCTGGATGAATTGATTGCTTTTCGGCATTCTTTTCATTCCGTCACTCATTGttactgtcgcgccccattttttgataaaatgaataaatgatttaaaaatgtattttttaattactcaatttgtgattgaaaaatgaattgtgatttaaaagaaaaatgggtctaaatgggggtttgagaatgcgacgatttgacccaaaattatagtttaaaaagggtttttaaaactaaatacggagtcgccacttggtaatgagttaaggtgtaccaagtcacctaaaaaatgtattttttaaaaaaaaaataggaaaaagtagtgagaaaccctttttaaacgactcctagtctacgtaaaccaaagaaaaaggttcgggagtcacatttgacaaaggggaaggcaaggataaaatccaaggcacccctttgacctagccaaggctagttgcatgatttaatcaaagattttcttgttttaaccaaagaatttattacatttggatgcactacatgaatgcaaaccctagacctaggggtattgggggaaatttctcttcaaaggttgagtggtaccaatcacattaattgtgaagcccaataacgatcctttgaagaagtcacgaataatgcgagtgggatgcaaatgaatggaatgcatgtatgcaatgtgaggacatgagtttgaaaaagtaataataaacaataaaaatgtaaaggaaaatgtgcacgtgagtgggcaaggtacggtatgtgaaatgataatatgaagtgcatgtgtgcaagtgatgataaaagtgttcgtgtgcaagtgaagaaacataaaggtgtacgtgtgcaaaatgggaggaaaaatgaaagtgtgatgggGGTATAAAATGATtgagtggatttaaaaatgcatgagcctagggaattcatgcatattgggtacgggaagacctaaatcgtgactcaatttgcccttttatagagggaatacaagcgtg
This genomic interval from Coffea eugenioides isolate CCC68of unplaced genomic scaffold, Ceug_1.0 ScVebR1_678;HRSCAF=1392, whole genome shotgun sequence contains the following:
- the LOC113758731 gene encoding uncharacterized protein LOC113758731, encoding MLLQWLPESIVPMILQITPPDVYSKQPDRMVWDLDISGSFSISSVYNLVRKVSNISIFSSNIWLTALPAKISFFMMRMSSGRLSVMEVLQRWGVCGPSRCTCCENPGVDSIDHIFCAGDVPRQVWESFQVEIGDFATPSMVKHAVIQWWLRPAKNKWLRLVYQVLPSLICWHLWKARNVAVWEGKVLSAMQVHGFVLSDLCDIL